Proteins encoded in a region of the Mucilaginibacter sabulilitoris genome:
- a CDS encoding amidohydrolase family protein has protein sequence MPIITLEEHMSFPEMTAQISKEALAGFGQSERMQQLTPKLADITGERLISMDACGISMQVLSVDSSGANLLSAEQDPPFALKYNDLIAENIRGFEHRFTALAHLPMTAPLAAADELERTVTKYHFRGAMIRGLTADKFLDQPEFTPVFERAEKLEIPIYLHPGLPPKGVADIYYSGLPQHSGMAEALACYGWGWHSETALHVLRLLYAGTFDKYPRLKLIIGAHGRNAAHDDGEVRKSIPARERRCQSTYAY, from the coding sequence ATGCCGATCATAACTCTTGAAGAACACATGTCCTTTCCCGAAATGACAGCGCAAATATCTAAGGAAGCGCTGGCCGGCTTCGGCCAGTCGGAAAGGATGCAGCAATTAACCCCAAAGCTGGCCGACATTACGGGGGAACGCTTAATATCGATGGATGCCTGTGGCATTTCCATGCAGGTGCTCTCCGTAGACAGCTCAGGCGCGAACCTGTTAAGCGCTGAACAAGACCCTCCTTTTGCGCTGAAGTATAATGACCTGATCGCCGAAAACATCAGGGGTTTTGAGCACCGCTTCACAGCGCTCGCCCATCTGCCCATGACAGCTCCCCTTGCCGCCGCCGATGAACTGGAACGGACAGTGACAAAATACCATTTCCGGGGCGCCATGATCAGAGGGCTGACAGCAGATAAATTTTTAGACCAGCCTGAATTTACACCCGTTTTTGAACGGGCAGAGAAACTCGAGATACCGATATATCTACATCCCGGCCTGCCGCCAAAAGGAGTGGCGGACATTTATTACAGCGGACTGCCGCAACATTCCGGTATGGCAGAAGCCTTGGCTTGTTACGGATGGGGCTGGCATTCGGAAACCGCGTTACATGTTTTACGCCTGCTTTATGCGGGAACTTTTGATAAATACCCCAGACTCAAACTGATTATTGGGGCACATGGGCGAAATGCTGCCCATGATGATGGCGAGGTCAGAAAGAGCATTCCGGCCCGGGAACGGCGGTGCCAATCAACGTACGCTTACTGA
- a CDS encoding SDR family NAD(P)-dependent oxidoreductase has protein sequence MEQQTRPPKTWFITGASRGFGRVWTEAALERGDRVAATARTLGSIADLNKKYGDRVLALELDVTNAEQAKSSVEQAHAHFGRLDIVLNNAGYSLVGTVEEGSAGEVRSLYETNVIGPLSVIKAALPLLRQQGYGHILGTSSNLGHVTLPVIGYYCSSKWAFEAIHESLAQEIKQFNLKVTIIEPGAYATEFGSQESLKFAGGMDIYENFKSEFIKGLQALKRGDPQATPQALFRMVDSDNPPLRFNLGSHNLDWTRETYDERLAVWEQWNDVSASAQGEPK, from the coding sequence ATGGAACAACAAACAAGACCACCAAAGACCTGGTTCATAACTGGCGCCTCCCGCGGGTTCGGCAGGGTATGGACCGAAGCCGCCCTGGAACGCGGCGACCGGGTAGCCGCTACCGCCCGTACACTCGGCAGCATAGCAGACCTTAACAAAAAATATGGGGACAGGGTACTGGCACTCGAGCTCGACGTCACCAATGCAGAACAAGCCAAATCTTCTGTAGAGCAGGCACATGCCCATTTCGGCAGGCTGGATATCGTGCTCAACAATGCAGGTTATTCACTGGTCGGAACCGTCGAAGAAGGCAGCGCTGGCGAAGTGCGTTCGCTCTATGAAACCAACGTTATCGGCCCCCTATCGGTGATCAAAGCCGCCTTACCTTTGTTACGCCAACAAGGCTACGGTCATATCCTGGGTACTTCCAGTAACCTTGGCCATGTAACACTGCCGGTCATCGGCTACTACTGTTCTTCCAAATGGGCCTTCGAAGCGATCCATGAAAGTCTCGCGCAGGAGATCAAACAGTTTAACCTAAAAGTGACGATTATAGAACCGGGTGCCTACGCTACCGAGTTCGGCAGCCAGGAATCGCTTAAATTCGCCGGCGGCATGGATATCTATGAGAATTTTAAAAGTGAGTTTATCAAAGGCCTGCAAGCCCTTAAGAGAGGCGACCCTCAGGCCACGCCGCAGGCGCTTTTCCGGATGGTAGATTCAGACAACCCGCCGCTGCGTTTTAACCTGGGCAGCCATAACCTGGACTGGACGCGCGAGACTTACGATGAGCGCCTTGCCGTTTGGGAGCAATGGAATGACGTCTCGGCCTCAGCGCAGGGCGAACCAAAATAA
- a CDS encoding CHAT domain-containing protein, whose protein sequence is MTHTVIEIVQTNNDAEPSFEVWQCAYPLAENRYRIAYAPAVPGPDHWPVPADPGNYLSHALKWYFEDYILNPAPERVQQSKNVLKALYDWGKEVYRLLFNTEVARKGYTACTSLPLDHETRIEIHSRNTKILSWPWEALIDPGGEHIGALLSVERIFTGAGPQENVTQQPQQSKKLDVLLVTARSRTDIDYRLIGRILSNAGAAIRLTLLNPPTLNHLKEILAGPERFDVVHFDCHGIYEALDGVSHAGYLLLEQDNTSLIPVSADQLSDALGPDCPAHIVMNACRSAMSGYSPHNDAFSLATKLLLHPGITDVTAMAYNLSVEAAEHFVRNYYTGLLRHFRPGYAVRMGKMSMRQEPARSFIGGTVNMMDWVIPVFYRKYSLPGGEVIRTAEPGNLETLPMVTLDDCIGRDKFFYHLDRLSNLKQCAFFIFGLAGAGKTMLIKAYLTWRKDTGDQRGSSWIDFEKCQNLTDVLRTLAGSLAAEKDMVPYENKKALQSFILTELAIHPRWVMMDNIQEANAPFSDAKGFRDTDRSALSQLIGEITATGSVVIASGRGKQSWLHSHSRVIDLPMTGLNDIERWQFINKWWESEYPDPAVRAAAEQSENYKNLLFFLAGHPVMTAYVLGQLAKGKTANDYYHQFRNGGFNFSAKDKSCPPIQRIMDSGRVFQDDDVRQLAPFLIFHQELIDEFLLKEMLTLMNLPDPNEIADAALQKLEFAGLLFDRWCLHPVAGCLLRNEFNPDHYKEHAAIFLKVLFRAVDNFYEDRYDKTINLSMGTIETGIRQSLKLKRFDQTVFLAKYYIQFCSTNRKPAAKQKFLLLYDFFFSGGELVHCFELMVYALRLHIWDDFNDISYWLHQAMTCFNASKGILQADQQGWYYIMLADHDLKQHHFAGCKEKLAIIESFRRTLKDKALLKTYQEMKTALSARI, encoded by the coding sequence ATGACCCATACGGTAATAGAAATTGTGCAGACCAATAACGACGCCGAGCCTTCTTTTGAAGTCTGGCAATGTGCCTATCCGTTAGCGGAAAACCGTTACCGGATAGCTTATGCGCCCGCAGTTCCGGGACCGGATCACTGGCCGGTACCGGCAGACCCGGGAAACTATTTATCGCATGCGCTTAAGTGGTATTTTGAAGACTATATATTAAATCCGGCGCCGGAACGGGTACAGCAATCGAAAAATGTACTCAAGGCATTATATGATTGGGGCAAAGAAGTCTACCGGTTACTTTTTAACACGGAGGTCGCGCGGAAAGGATACACCGCATGTACAAGCCTCCCATTGGATCACGAAACGCGCATAGAAATCCACTCCCGGAATACAAAAATCCTGTCCTGGCCCTGGGAGGCGCTGATTGATCCCGGCGGCGAACACATCGGAGCTTTACTATCGGTTGAAAGAATATTTACCGGTGCCGGCCCGCAGGAGAACGTGACACAGCAACCTCAACAGTCAAAGAAACTGGATGTATTACTGGTAACCGCCCGCTCCCGGACGGATATCGATTATCGCCTGATCGGCAGGATCTTGTCTAACGCGGGGGCGGCGATCCGCCTGACCTTGTTAAACCCTCCCACACTGAACCATTTAAAAGAAATATTGGCCGGCCCTGAAAGATTTGACGTCGTTCATTTTGACTGCCACGGTATTTACGAGGCCTTAGATGGGGTATCCCATGCGGGTTATTTGCTGCTGGAACAAGACAACACTTCCTTAATCCCGGTGAGCGCTGATCAGCTATCTGATGCGCTGGGGCCGGATTGTCCCGCGCATATCGTGATGAATGCCTGCCGTTCGGCCATGTCAGGCTATAGTCCGCATAATGATGCATTTTCACTAGCTACAAAGTTATTGCTACACCCCGGCATTACGGATGTTACGGCGATGGCCTATAATTTATCTGTGGAGGCAGCCGAACATTTTGTCCGGAATTATTATACCGGCTTACTCCGTCATTTCAGGCCCGGTTACGCCGTCCGGATGGGAAAAATGTCCATGAGGCAAGAGCCCGCGCGTTCCTTCATTGGGGGGACGGTCAACATGATGGATTGGGTCATACCGGTTTTTTACCGGAAATACAGCCTTCCGGGAGGCGAGGTAATTCGTACGGCCGAGCCCGGTAATTTGGAAACCTTACCGATGGTTACCCTGGATGATTGCATCGGAAGGGACAAGTTTTTCTATCACCTTGACCGGCTTTCCAATCTTAAACAGTGCGCATTTTTTATTTTTGGGCTGGCAGGAGCGGGCAAAACCATGCTGATTAAGGCGTACCTGACCTGGCGAAAAGATACCGGGGATCAGCGCGGCAGTTCATGGATCGATTTTGAAAAATGCCAAAATTTAACGGATGTTTTGCGAACGCTCGCAGGCTCCCTGGCCGCAGAAAAGGATATGGTGCCATATGAAAATAAGAAAGCCCTGCAATCCTTTATCTTAACGGAATTAGCGATCCATCCCAGGTGGGTCATGATGGACAATATCCAGGAAGCCAATGCCCCTTTTTCGGATGCTAAAGGGTTCCGTGATACGGACAGATCGGCTTTGTCGCAACTCATTGGGGAAATAACAGCGACGGGAAGCGTTGTAATCGCTTCCGGCAGGGGAAAGCAATCCTGGCTCCATAGCCATAGCCGCGTGATCGACTTGCCGATGACCGGGTTGAACGATATCGAAAGATGGCAGTTCATTAATAAATGGTGGGAAAGTGAATACCCGGACCCTGCGGTGCGCGCCGCGGCGGAGCAATCCGAAAACTATAAAAACCTCCTGTTTTTTCTCGCGGGCCACCCGGTAATGACTGCTTATGTGCTGGGGCAACTGGCGAAGGGAAAGACTGCCAATGATTATTACCATCAATTCAGGAACGGCGGGTTTAATTTTTCGGCAAAGGATAAATCCTGTCCCCCCATACAGCGGATCATGGATTCCGGCCGGGTTTTCCAGGATGACGATGTGCGGCAGCTGGCGCCTTTCCTGATTTTCCACCAGGAGCTGATCGACGAATTTCTTTTAAAGGAGATGTTAACCCTGATGAACCTGCCGGATCCAAATGAAATTGCCGACGCCGCGCTTCAAAAACTTGAATTTGCCGGTTTGTTGTTTGACAGGTGGTGCCTTCACCCGGTTGCAGGCTGTCTTTTGAGAAATGAATTTAACCCGGATCATTACAAAGAACATGCAGCGATATTTTTGAAGGTGTTGTTCCGGGCAGTTGACAATTTTTATGAAGACCGGTATGATAAGACCATTAACCTCAGTATGGGTACGATCGAAACCGGCATTCGGCAATCATTAAAACTAAAACGCTTTGACCAAACGGTTTTTTTAGCAAAATACTATATTCAATTTTGCAGTACCAATCGAAAGCCGGCCGCAAAACAAAAATTCCTGCTGCTATATGACTTCTTTTTTTCCGGCGGGGAACTGGTCCATTGTTTTGAGCTGATGGTTTACGCCTTGCGCCTTCATATCTGGGATGATTTTAATGATATCAGTTATTGGCTCCATCAGGCAATGACCTGTTTTAATGCCAGCAAAGGGATTTTACAAGCCGATCAGCAAGGCTGGTATTATATCATGCTGGCTGATCATGATTTAAAACAACATCATTTCGCCGGATGCAAAGAAAAATTAGCAATTATTGAAAGTTTTCGCCGAACTTTAAAGGACAAAGCGTTGCTAAAGACCTACCAGGAGATGAAAACCGCATTATCAGCACGGATATAA
- a CDS encoding peptide-methionine (S)-S-oxide reductase, with protein MQQIGFGGSCHWCTEAIFRSLRGVQKVDQGWIASDGGHTQPSEAVIVHFDENEIDLRTLIAIHLYTHSCTSTHSMRGKYRSAVYTFDKEQNKFAKAAIRKLQADFGELIITEVLPFVTFKLNDENYLDYYYKDPSKPFCQNIVNPKLSALLARFEKYIAPEYREQLARL; from the coding sequence ATGCAGCAAATCGGTTTCGGCGGTTCATGTCATTGGTGTACAGAGGCCATATTTCGTTCTTTGCGCGGCGTGCAAAAGGTCGATCAAGGTTGGATCGCGTCTGATGGTGGTCATACCCAACCATCCGAAGCGGTGATTGTGCATTTTGACGAAAACGAAATTGATTTGCGAACCCTGATCGCGATTCACTTATACACGCATAGTTGCACCTCAACGCATTCCATGCGTGGCAAGTATCGGTCAGCTGTCTATACATTTGACAAAGAACAAAACAAATTTGCCAAGGCAGCGATCAGGAAATTACAAGCTGACTTCGGTGAGCTCATCATTACTGAGGTTTTACCCTTCGTCACTTTTAAGCTCAATGACGAGAACTACCTGGATTATTATTATAAAGATCCTTCCAAGCCCTTTTGCCAAAACATCGTCAATCCGAAGCTGAGCGCTTTATTGGCGAGGTTTGAAAAGTATATCGCGCCTGAATACCGGGAACAATTGGCCAGGCTGTAA
- a CDS encoding helix-turn-helix domain-containing protein gives MKKEKHVPQKFGSLTEALQAMGLPKPQHPLVALIGAGIDVQPPAGGHVLSFYKISYKPRLSGRIRYGQGHYDFDEGGMLFASPGQIIGGNEELNSGACSQYTLLIHPDLLWNYPLARKIRQYGFFSYAANEALHLSEAEKAKVMAIFQNIGEELSDRIDELSQDVIIAQVELLLTYAERFYKRQFITRKAVNSDLLGKLESILSHYFAGANALGKGLPSVQSLAEQLNISPSYLSDMLRALTGQNAQQHIHNWLIEKAKEQLSTTKLSVSEVAYALGFEHPQSFSRLFKARTELSPLEFRKTFN, from the coding sequence ATGAAAAAGGAAAAACATGTACCGCAAAAATTCGGTTCGCTGACAGAAGCACTGCAGGCCATGGGACTGCCAAAGCCCCAGCACCCCCTGGTGGCGCTGATTGGCGCCGGCATTGATGTCCAGCCGCCTGCCGGGGGACATGTCCTGAGCTTTTACAAGATTTCCTACAAACCCCGGCTGAGTGGACGCATCCGTTACGGCCAGGGTCATTATGACTTTGACGAAGGCGGAATGTTGTTCGCGTCCCCTGGACAAATTATAGGTGGTAACGAAGAACTGAACAGCGGTGCCTGTTCCCAATATACGCTACTCATCCATCCTGACTTACTTTGGAACTACCCGCTGGCCAGGAAAATCCGTCAGTACGGGTTTTTCTCGTATGCCGCTAATGAAGCCCTCCATTTATCGGAAGCGGAAAAAGCCAAAGTCATGGCTATATTTCAAAATATTGGGGAAGAACTTAGCGACCGCATCGACGAGCTCAGTCAGGATGTCATTATTGCGCAGGTTGAGCTCCTGCTGACCTACGCCGAACGTTTTTACAAGCGCCAGTTTATTACCCGCAAAGCGGTCAACAGCGATTTGCTCGGAAAGCTGGAAAGTATACTCAGTCATTATTTTGCCGGTGCAAATGCGCTCGGCAAAGGTCTGCCGTCTGTGCAGTCCCTGGCGGAACAGCTGAACATCTCACCAAGTTACCTCAGCGATATGCTGCGGGCGCTGACCGGACAAAACGCTCAGCAGCATATTCACAACTGGCTGATTGAAAAAGCCAAGGAGCAACTATCCACCACAAAGCTATCAGTTAGCGAAGTGGCTTATGCTTTAGGCTTCGAACACCCGCAATCTTTCAGCCGCTTGTTTAAAGCCCGTACCGAACTTTCGCCGCTGGAGTTCCGAAAGACATTTAACTGA